A window from Peromyscus eremicus chromosome 1, PerEre_H2_v1, whole genome shotgun sequence encodes these proteins:
- the LOC131903983 gene encoding vomeronasal type-1 receptor 4-like yields the protein MDLKNLVIGLIFLIQSTVGILGNVSLLAYYIAIYYKKYKVKPLCLILMHLIMVNILIILSKGMGNTMIIFVLKLFFNDWSYQLFMYVQRVFRSMSIAIICLLSVFQAIMISPRNSFWKNLRVKSPKDIGVYISLCWFLYIMVNVLFPLYMSIKLRRKNTTKETDFKYYTVVGHDKFTISTYIAFFVFPELVFSVLITWSSSSMIVFLYRHKQRVQHIRSTYAFHRNSPESRATQNILVLVFTFLAFYTLSTIAHGCSALLSHQNWWPITITSIITLCFPSLSSFSLMSQFSPLSRLCFLWIKNTESSNIIVTI from the coding sequence ATGGACCTCAAGAATTTGGTAATAGGACTAATATTCTTGATTCAGAGTACAGTTGGAATTTTGGGAAATGTGTCTCTTCTTGCCTACTACATAGCTATttattacaagaaatacaaagtAAAGCCCTTGTGTTTAATTCTCATGCATCTGATCATGGTTAACATCTTGATCATTCTCTCTAAAGGAATGGGCAACACAATGATCATTTTTGTGTTGAAACTTTTCTTCAATGATTGGAGTTACCAACTTTTTATGTATGTTCAAAGAGTTTTCAGGAGCATGTCCATTGCCATCATCTGTCTCTTGAGTGTCTTCCAGGCCATCATGATCAGCCCTAGGAACTCCTTTTGGAAGAATCTTAGAGTCAAATCTCCCAAGGACATTGGTGTCTACATTTCTCTCTGCTGGTTCTTGTACATCATGGTAAACGTTCTTTTCCCTTTGTATATGTCCAtaaaattaagaaggaaaaacacaacaaaagagaCAGATTTTAAATACTATACTGTTGTAGGTCATGACAAATTCACAATCTCCACATACATAGCATTTTTTGTGTTTCCTGAACTTGTATTTTCTGTCCTCATCACCTGGTCCAGCAGCTCAATGATTGTCTTTTTGTATAGGCACAAACAGCGAGTTCAACATATCCGCAGCACTTATGCTTTCCACAGAAACTCTCCTGAGTCCAGAGCCACCCAGAACATCCTTGTTCTAGTGTTCACCTTTCTGGCTTTTTataccctctctactattgcacATGGTTGCAGTGCTCTATTGTCTCATCAAAATTGGTGGCCAATAACGATCACAAGCATTATAACTTTGTGTTTTCCCTCTTTGAGTTCCTTTTCACTTATGAGTCaattctcccctctctccagactctgcttTCTTTGGATAAAGAATACAGAATCCTCTAATATTATTGTAACTATTTAA